Proteins encoded within one genomic window of Synechococcus sp. PCC 7335:
- a CDS encoding DUF948 domain-containing protein, with translation MNSPFLWLGVSILLVAISLIALLTVAILTLQELAKAARSAEKLLDTLNRELPPTLTDLRLTGKELSGLTDEVSHSMQKARNVVEQVDRGIVEASVQAKKAQITTHSFLAGANAALKVLIQSKPRRRRRPPTRRPVAAPISHPKAASAPLGSREESVNRPNTSYPTPKGDANKITKEPVEKNHSTPPPPLSPSP, from the coding sequence GTGAACAGTCCCTTCCTATGGCTTGGCGTTTCTATCTTGCTAGTCGCTATTAGTTTGATAGCACTACTTACCGTTGCTATTTTGACACTTCAAGAGTTAGCAAAAGCGGCAAGAAGCGCGGAGAAACTGCTCGATACATTAAACCGCGAGCTACCACCGACCCTGACTGATCTACGTCTTACTGGGAAAGAACTTTCTGGTCTGACTGATGAAGTAAGCCATAGCATGCAAAAGGCCCGTAATGTCGTTGAGCAAGTGGATAGAGGCATTGTAGAAGCCAGCGTTCAAGCAAAAAAAGCACAAATAACGACCCATAGCTTCTTAGCAGGGGCTAACGCCGCGCTAAAGGTCTTGATTCAAAGCAAACCCCGTCGGCGCCGCCGGCCACCCACTCGTCGTCCAGTAGCAGCGCCAATTTCTCATCCGAAGGCAGCCTCTGCGCCTCTAGGCTCTAGAGAAGAATCTGTGAACAGACCTAACACTTCTTACCCGACGCCTAAAGGCGACGCTAATAAGATCACGAAGGAGCCTGTTGAAAAAAATCATTCTACGCCTCCGCCCCCGCTCTCTCCTTCCCCTTGA
- a CDS encoding YtxH domain-containing protein, whose product MAGEKSEGLLSGIIIGAAVGAIAGMLAAPRTGKDTRRILKKSADALPELAEDLATSIQFQADRLSDHSLSNWEQTLDRLREAIVAGRAAGRQEWERQCDPFTDSPTKHANHESSIETNSQSTGEPTGQPNPYEQVSNWSAVQPTILEE is encoded by the coding sequence ATGGCAGGCGAGAAATCAGAGGGACTACTCAGCGGAATAATCATCGGCGCAGCGGTTGGAGCGATCGCAGGTATGCTTGCCGCACCGCGTACGGGTAAAGACACTCGGCGCATCCTAAAGAAATCTGCTGATGCGCTGCCCGAGCTAGCAGAAGATTTGGCTACTAGTATCCAGTTTCAGGCAGATCGCCTATCTGATCATAGTTTGAGCAATTGGGAACAGACGTTAGATCGACTTCGCGAAGCAATTGTTGCTGGACGAGCAGCAGGTCGGCAAGAGTGGGAGCGTCAGTGCGATCCCTTCACTGACAGTCCTACCAAACACGCTAATCACGAATCTAGTATCGAAACGAATAGTCAGTCCACTGGAGAGCCCACGGGGCAGCCGAACCCGTATGAGCAAGTGTCTAACTGGTCTGCCGTTCAACCAACGATTCTGGAAGAATAG
- a CDS encoding iron-sulfur cluster assembly accessory protein, translating into MTQTTTQPAAQAEKGILMSEAALAHVKALRDKQEGDLCLRVGVRQGGCSGMSYMMDFEDPNNVGEHDEVYDYEGFKVVCDRKSLLYLYGLMLDYSDALIGGGFQFTNPNANQTCGCGKSFGT; encoded by the coding sequence ATGACTCAGACCACCACTCAACCAGCCGCTCAGGCCGAAAAAGGCATTCTGATGTCTGAAGCTGCACTTGCTCATGTCAAAGCCCTTCGTGATAAGCAAGAAGGCGATTTATGTTTGCGTGTTGGTGTGCGTCAAGGCGGCTGTTCTGGGATGTCTTACATGATGGATTTCGAAGATCCTAACAACGTTGGCGAGCACGATGAGGTGTACGATTACGAGGGATTCAAAGTCGTCTGTGATCGCAAGAGCTTACTGTATCTATATGGGCTAATGCTTGACTACAGTGATGCCCTTATTGGTGGCGGGTTCCAGTTTACTAATCCCAACGCTAACCAGACCTGCGGCTGTGGCAAATCCTTTGGCACCTAA
- a CDS encoding M48 family metallopeptidase: MQTLETRFEEGISRYKEGESAEALLPTFKDICAQAPKNSAAQTCLAWLYLLADKPNAGYKAAQRAVKLAPKDPQARINLAIALLETGKSGVREQIDMVSQVLFAVDELKSEVQENFEEGLRRKPNWKSLKRVQKWLFDS; encoded by the coding sequence ATGCAAACCTTAGAAACTCGGTTCGAAGAGGGGATCTCTCGCTACAAAGAAGGCGAGTCTGCTGAAGCTCTTTTGCCAACCTTTAAAGATATCTGTGCTCAAGCACCCAAGAATAGCGCTGCTCAGACCTGTTTGGCTTGGCTGTACCTGTTAGCAGATAAACCTAATGCTGGCTACAAAGCAGCGCAAAGAGCTGTCAAACTCGCCCCAAAAGATCCCCAAGCAAGGATCAACCTAGCGATCGCCCTACTAGAAACAGGGAAAAGTGGTGTGCGCGAACAGATTGACATGGTTTCCCAGGTGCTCTTCGCCGTAGACGAACTCAAATCGGAAGTCCAAGAGAATTTTGAAGAAGGATTAAGAAGAAAGCCAAACTGGAAGAGCTTAAAGAGAGTCCAAAAATGGCTGTTTGATTCCTGA
- the yvcK gene encoding gluconeogenesis factor YvcK family protein: protein MRPTRRKLYATPRRWARWLKPGLFVKRWLFLSTIGIVAIGLGVMVWLKLTPVFYTVRFVGNLLNLVTRLVPSYISGPMAILGGLLLLVWGQTRTLSTIVEVLLPANGKDNLWDAIATHRRLNRGPRIVVVGGGTGLSTLLRGLKHYSANITAIVTVADDGGSSGRLRREMGGIPPGDIRNCLTALADEEKLLTELFQYRFENGTGLSGHSFGNLFLSAMNEITGDWEQAIAASSQVLAIRGRVLPATLSDVKLWANLSDGRYIEGESNITKARGNIDEIGCWPENPPALPQAVEAIKEADYIIVGPGSLYTSIIPNFLVPELVDAIAARQVPRIYICNIMSEPGETQGYTVSKHVEAIDRSCGHYLFDAVLVQKRLPSESVINRYLKEGSTPVILDRKAVTDSGRRIVIANIMNEENHTVRHDPDRLAKVLVKWYERTRGAW, encoded by the coding sequence ATGCGCCCAACTCGTAGAAAGCTATATGCAACGCCTCGGCGTTGGGCAAGGTGGCTGAAGCCAGGACTATTTGTGAAACGCTGGCTATTCCTGAGCACGATAGGAATCGTGGCGATTGGCTTAGGCGTGATGGTTTGGCTGAAGCTAACGCCGGTATTCTACACAGTCAGGTTTGTCGGTAACTTACTTAATTTAGTTACTCGGCTAGTTCCTAGCTATATCAGTGGTCCAATGGCAATTCTTGGCGGACTGCTGCTGCTAGTGTGGGGACAAACGCGAACACTTAGCACCATTGTCGAGGTGTTGCTACCGGCAAATGGGAAGGACAATCTTTGGGATGCGATCGCCACGCATCGTCGGCTAAACCGAGGGCCACGCATCGTTGTAGTGGGTGGGGGGACAGGCCTTTCAACGCTTTTGCGCGGACTGAAGCACTACAGCGCAAATATTACAGCGATCGTGACTGTAGCAGACGATGGCGGCTCTTCAGGTAGACTGCGCCGGGAGATGGGGGGCATTCCACCAGGGGATATCCGCAACTGTCTGACGGCGCTAGCCGATGAGGAAAAGCTACTGACCGAGCTGTTCCAGTATCGATTTGAAAATGGGACTGGGTTAAGTGGCCATAGCTTTGGCAATCTGTTTTTGTCGGCAATGAATGAGATTACTGGAGACTGGGAACAAGCCATTGCAGCTAGCTCTCAGGTGTTAGCTATTCGAGGTCGAGTCTTGCCTGCCACACTTAGCGATGTCAAACTGTGGGCAAATTTAAGCGATGGCCGCTACATAGAAGGCGAATCCAACATCACCAAAGCAAGGGGCAATATCGATGAGATTGGCTGTTGGCCCGAAAATCCACCCGCTCTGCCTCAAGCTGTTGAAGCAATTAAGGAAGCAGACTACATCATCGTTGGGCCAGGGAGTCTATATACCAGCATTATTCCGAACTTTTTGGTGCCAGAACTCGTTGATGCGATCGCCGCCCGTCAGGTTCCTAGAATCTATATTTGCAACATCATGAGCGAGCCTGGTGAGACTCAAGGCTATACAGTATCTAAGCATGTTGAAGCAATTGATCGATCTTGCGGACACTACTTGTTTGATGCGGTACTGGTACAGAAGCGGCTGCCGTCTGAATCTGTGATCAACCGATACTTGAAAGAAGGTTCAACCCCAGTCATTTTGGATCGAAAGGCTGTCACCGACTCAGGCCGACGAATAGTGATTGCTAACATTATGAATGAGGAAAACCATACGGTACGCCACGACCCAGACCGTCTTGCTAAGGTTTTAGTGAAGTGGTACGAGCGAACAAGGGGCGCATGGTAG
- a CDS encoding ABC transporter ATP-binding protein: MSHPSHSASETDPNCLPCGPDSLVRVQGIAKRFGDNQVLNGVSIDLQPGEAVAIIGPSGTGKSTILRVIAGLLAPDKGDIWVGGQKREGLIEDADDPFGIGMVFQQAALFDSLTVEENVGFLLYQHSNLSRREIKLLVDKALAVVGLPDIADLYPAELSGGMRKRVSFARAVMANPKNPSDSPGLLLYDEPTAGLDPIASTVIEDLIRELHYEQTCQSYLIVTHQESTIRRTADRVIFLHGGQVQWSGYVNEIDTTDNPFVRQFFSAQVQGPIHVGG; encoded by the coding sequence ATGTCCCATCCATCTCACTCTGCTAGCGAAACCGATCCAAACTGTCTGCCATGCGGCCCAGATTCTCTTGTCAGGGTTCAAGGAATTGCTAAGCGATTTGGCGATAATCAAGTTCTTAACGGCGTCAGTATCGACCTGCAGCCTGGAGAAGCTGTGGCTATCATTGGCCCTTCAGGTACTGGAAAGTCAACTATTCTACGGGTGATAGCAGGCCTGCTTGCACCTGACAAAGGGGATATCTGGGTAGGCGGTCAAAAGCGAGAAGGACTCATAGAAGATGCGGATGACCCGTTTGGCATTGGTATGGTGTTCCAACAAGCCGCGTTGTTCGACTCATTAACTGTAGAAGAAAATGTCGGCTTCTTACTGTATCAACACTCTAATCTCTCACGCCGTGAAATTAAGTTGCTTGTCGATAAAGCGCTAGCTGTCGTAGGCTTACCTGATATCGCCGATCTCTACCCTGCAGAGCTATCAGGCGGAATGCGTAAACGTGTTAGTTTTGCTAGAGCGGTTATGGCTAATCCCAAGAACCCATCCGATAGTCCTGGTCTTCTGCTGTACGATGAGCCGACAGCCGGGCTTGATCCCATTGCCTCTACCGTCATTGAAGACCTCATCCGAGAACTTCATTACGAGCAAACCTGTCAGTCCTACCTGATTGTCACTCATCAGGAAAGCACCATTCGTCGCACTGCTGATCGCGTCATTTTTCTACACGGTGGGCAGGTACAGTGGAGCGGGTATGTAAATGAAATTGACACCACTGACAACCCATTTGTGCGCCAGTTTTTCAGCGCTCAGGTGCAAGGGCCAATCCACGTAGGAGGATAG
- a CDS encoding MlaD family protein, with protein MRARTIREGSVGLLILLGIGLFGGLVLWLRGFNPANRPYRLIAEFDDTMGVQIGTPVMYRGVSVGRVMSITPQSNAVEVGLEITAKELRIPNEVLVETVESGLIGEVSVEITPLAELSEAAEEVYPREQACDSSVILCDGDRLEGEIGPSYEALLRSTTSLMELYADPEVLDNLKVVLENVSEATAQAGVLTQEATQLTQTVGDELPSILEAARTATGAATGAALQIQGTVEQFSSTANDINSLIGDNRVVLVDTLGNLQATSLQLRNAVDTLGPTIQSGELIGNLEALLLNAAQASEDLGTITASLNTPANLILIQQTLESARDALSSAQKVMADVDELTGDPDLRRQVRDLINGLGTLVSSTDSLAQQTEIAELLEPLGTSLNTVNLPPADRSFTEQSMNRPMADLEAPGLALAPVFPEGSQSRFSLEAITESGAAADSSTPSPSISSLSIQPSGTPSPADLEQPVLVLDGERYVFKLPSQLVKKTSE; from the coding sequence ATGCGGGCACGAACAATTCGAGAAGGCTCTGTAGGACTGCTGATTTTGCTAGGAATCGGCTTGTTTGGAGGGCTAGTACTGTGGCTGCGTGGCTTCAATCCAGCAAATCGTCCTTACAGATTAATTGCTGAATTCGATGACACGATGGGTGTGCAAATTGGTACGCCTGTTATGTATAGAGGAGTTTCTGTCGGTCGAGTAATGTCGATTACCCCGCAATCTAATGCTGTCGAAGTAGGGTTGGAGATTACCGCCAAAGAGCTTCGAATTCCTAATGAAGTGCTAGTAGAGACAGTTGAATCAGGCTTGATTGGAGAAGTTTCTGTAGAGATTACCCCACTGGCTGAGCTTTCTGAGGCTGCGGAAGAGGTTTATCCTCGCGAACAAGCGTGCGATAGCAGCGTTATTCTTTGTGATGGCGATCGCTTGGAAGGAGAGATAGGTCCTAGCTACGAAGCACTGCTGCGTTCTACGACTAGCCTGATGGAACTCTACGCCGACCCAGAGGTTCTAGATAATTTGAAGGTCGTGCTAGAAAACGTGTCTGAAGCTACCGCCCAAGCTGGTGTCTTAACCCAAGAGGCCACACAGCTCACACAGACTGTCGGTGACGAACTGCCCTCAATCTTAGAAGCGGCTCGAACTGCAACTGGGGCGGCAACAGGCGCGGCCCTTCAAATCCAAGGTACGGTTGAGCAATTCTCTTCAACTGCAAACGATATCAACAGTTTGATCGGTGATAACCGGGTTGTCTTAGTCGATACGCTGGGCAACCTACAGGCAACGAGCTTGCAGCTACGCAACGCAGTCGATACGCTGGGGCCAACGATTCAAAGTGGTGAACTGATTGGCAACCTAGAAGCACTGCTACTCAATGCAGCCCAGGCGTCTGAGGATTTAGGAACGATTACTGCTTCATTGAATACGCCAGCAAATCTGATTCTCATTCAGCAGACATTAGAATCAGCCAGAGATGCTTTATCAAGTGCTCAAAAGGTAATGGCCGATGTGGATGAACTAACCGGCGATCCAGACCTACGCCGTCAAGTTCGAGACTTGATCAATGGGTTAGGTACGTTGGTTTCCTCAACTGACTCTTTAGCACAGCAGACAGAAATTGCTGAGCTGCTAGAACCTTTAGGTACATCCCTTAATACAGTAAACTTGCCACCAGCCGATCGCTCATTCACTGAGCAGTCTATGAACCGGCCTATGGCTGATTTAGAAGCACCTGGTTTGGCCTTAGCTCCAGTCTTTCCTGAGGGATCGCAATCACGTTTTTCCCTTGAGGCTATCACTGAGTCTGGCGCAGCAGCTGATAGCAGTACGCCGTCACCCAGCATATCGTCACTTAGCATACAGCCATCAGGCACGCCATCTCCAGCTGATTTAGAACAACCTGTCTTAGTCCTTGATGGTGAACGCTACGTCTTCAAGCTGCCTAGTCAGCTAGTTAAAAAAACTTCTGAGTAG
- a CDS encoding ABC transporter ATP-binding protein, whose translation MPSVPDNLFANQPSAPSFALSSELLKKSYGRGKNQFEAVRGVSLKIAPGEVLAFLGPNGAGKTTTIKMIAGLIRPDAGRVEIAGRDPHRDPQALQGVGAVLEGNRNLYWRLTPLENLEYFGALRQVPRKLAKSRGMDLLKTFGLVEKRNVPVQKLSRGMQQKIAIAVALIHQPHLLLLDEPTLGLDVEAGETVKQLVRQVADSGCAILLTTHQLSVAESLSDRVAIIREGTIVIEQTTQALIRQFSKDAGYYIEIEGRLDPDRRAAITALGATVGDSYIHYYPNVSARSDGSTYQNSKTRASDKLYKILSILDPLPLVEIRQERANLTDIFLQLIKQ comes from the coding sequence ATGCCATCGGTGCCAGATAACCTCTTTGCTAATCAGCCATCTGCACCGAGCTTTGCGCTTTCATCTGAATTACTTAAAAAAAGCTATGGCCGGGGTAAAAACCAATTTGAGGCGGTGCGCGGTGTCTCGCTGAAGATTGCACCCGGGGAGGTATTGGCTTTTCTAGGTCCCAATGGAGCAGGTAAAACGACCACCATCAAAATGATTGCGGGATTGATTCGCCCAGATGCAGGCAGAGTTGAAATTGCCGGTAGAGATCCCCATCGAGATCCGCAAGCGCTTCAAGGGGTGGGTGCAGTGCTAGAAGGTAATCGAAACCTGTATTGGCGACTGACACCCTTAGAGAATTTAGAATATTTTGGAGCGCTGCGACAGGTGCCGCGAAAGTTGGCTAAATCGCGAGGTATGGACCTACTTAAGACTTTTGGTTTGGTCGAAAAGCGCAACGTTCCAGTTCAAAAGCTCTCACGGGGTATGCAACAAAAGATCGCGATCGCAGTCGCCTTGATCCATCAACCTCATTTGCTACTGCTAGATGAACCGACGCTAGGTTTAGATGTAGAAGCAGGCGAAACCGTTAAACAGTTAGTTCGACAGGTGGCGGATTCTGGCTGTGCTATCTTGCTCACTACCCATCAGCTCAGCGTAGCTGAATCTCTCTCCGATAGGGTTGCCATCATCCGTGAAGGCACGATCGTCATAGAGCAAACAACTCAAGCGTTGATTCGTCAATTTTCTAAGGACGCAGGCTACTATATCGAGATTGAAGGGCGGTTGGACCCGGACAGGCGGGCGGCGATTACAGCGCTAGGAGCTACCGTCGGTGATAGCTACATTCACTATTACCCCAACGTATCCGCTCGCTCAGATGGTTCTACCTATCAGAATAGTAAAACAAGAGCGTCCGACAAGCTTTACAAGATCCTCAGCATCCTAGACCCGCTACCCCTAGTAGAGATCCGACAGGAAAGAGCTAATCTTACCGATATTTTCTTACAGCTAATCAAGCAATAA
- a CDS encoding ABC transporter permease, translating to MIDLLIGEFKRTWVQTLRYPSEVIGGVVILTAVFYGIFIGAQYISGSSGSFGDRLDSIVVGYVIWTLVVYIVNDIATNLQTEARTGTLEQVFLSPFGAPKVFLARAIASLTLRFLLILAVLAIIIAMTGSQIAFPPVLLLPLITLLLSAYGLAFFIGSFALVLKKVQQVLSMFQFVLFFLLATPTEDWTGPARIVANILPILPSTGLLRDLMARNQGLDWNRWVIALLNGMIYFTIGTLLFRWAEGQAKRQGTLGSY from the coding sequence ATGATCGATCTACTTATTGGTGAATTCAAGCGTACTTGGGTGCAGACGCTGCGTTACCCTTCTGAAGTCATCGGTGGCGTTGTGATTTTGACCGCCGTATTCTACGGCATATTCATTGGCGCTCAGTATATATCCGGGTCTAGTGGCAGCTTTGGCGATCGCTTAGATTCGATTGTCGTTGGCTATGTGATTTGGACGCTGGTGGTCTACATTGTCAATGACATTGCGACGAACTTGCAGACGGAGGCAAGGACCGGCACGTTAGAACAAGTCTTCTTATCACCTTTTGGTGCACCAAAGGTATTTTTAGCGCGAGCGATCGCTAGTCTGACGCTTCGCTTTCTACTGATCCTGGCTGTGCTGGCAATTATCATCGCTATGACAGGCAGTCAGATTGCCTTTCCGCCCGTGTTATTGCTGCCGTTGATTACCCTATTGCTTAGCGCTTACGGTCTTGCTTTTTTTATTGGCTCATTTGCCCTGGTCCTCAAGAAAGTTCAGCAAGTATTGAGTATGTTTCAGTTCGTTTTGTTCTTTTTGCTCGCGACTCCAACTGAAGATTGGACAGGACCCGCGCGGATAGTGGCTAACATACTGCCAATTCTGCCGAGTACAGGACTGCTAAGAGATCTGATGGCTCGTAATCAAGGGCTAGATTGGAATAGGTGGGTGATCGCGCTACTCAACGGCATGATCTATTTCACAATCGGCACCTTACTTTTCCGCTGGGCAGAAGGTCAGGCCAAGCGACAAGGAACGCTGGGCAGTTACTAA
- a CDS encoding AarF/ABC1/UbiB kinase family protein: MPRPIPSILTPSLISRQREIAEVFLKNGWDYMRRLLTGNAEDEPELPPPAVLRNILTELGPVYVKLGQLLSTRPDLLSPAYIQALSDLQSTVPAVPVDQIQVFIRQNMLRSPEEVFAEIDYIAIAAGSIGQTHRAVLQSGQPVAVKVQRPGIIKQVERDMSLIKDIAKLVSTTQFGQRYNIIELADEFKAALTAELDFTTEARYTDELRQNLLDSAWVDSERLTVPRILWPLTNSKILVMEWLDGKPLLQADIFARRAAKNHPTHNHSASNQFVDRTDNPLESISRLPQSTFPSFFESPFSNASTDSLNAKEKERSEITTLLFRAFLSQYFVTGFFHADPHPGNLFYLDDGTIAILDCGMMGRLDPKTRATLTELVLAIVSSDAQRCAQLTLQVTEPLKPVDLVRLESDYARLLGRYYGLDLSRFNTAEAFGAIIETGIRNHLRWPANIGLFTKSLANLEGVARQFDPSVNLMSEIQPLMIDLFQQQLIGTDPLQLFLRTGLELRNLSMSAPRQVGFLLDRLSDETLRWNLQIQGLSSMQRSLEKAANRRAFSTVVAALIIGAAIVSTNQQTEQLQWLSVSLFASASFLGLWLIGSILRSGRWQ; this comes from the coding sequence ATGCCTCGTCCTATTCCCTCCATACTGACACCTAGCCTAATCTCACGGCAGCGCGAGATTGCTGAGGTCTTTCTCAAGAATGGTTGGGACTACATGCGACGCTTGCTTACTGGTAACGCAGAAGACGAACCAGAACTTCCGCCACCGGCCGTACTGCGAAATATCTTGACTGAGCTAGGTCCGGTTTATGTCAAGCTCGGCCAGCTACTGAGTACTCGCCCTGATCTACTCTCGCCTGCTTACATTCAAGCGCTAAGTGATTTGCAATCGACGGTACCGGCTGTGCCAGTCGATCAAATTCAAGTTTTCATTCGGCAAAATATGCTGCGATCGCCTGAAGAGGTATTCGCTGAGATTGATTACATTGCGATCGCGGCGGGCTCTATTGGTCAAACCCACCGTGCCGTCCTCCAGAGCGGCCAGCCTGTCGCTGTCAAAGTGCAGCGTCCTGGCATTATCAAACAGGTCGAGCGCGATATGAGCTTGATCAAAGACATCGCCAAGTTAGTCTCTACCACGCAGTTTGGCCAACGCTACAACATCATCGAGCTCGCTGACGAGTTCAAAGCCGCCCTTACCGCGGAACTAGACTTTACTACCGAAGCTCGTTATACCGATGAGCTGCGCCAAAACCTATTGGATAGCGCTTGGGTCGATTCCGAGCGGTTAACAGTGCCGAGAATTCTTTGGCCACTGACGAATTCAAAAATTCTAGTGATGGAATGGCTAGACGGAAAACCGCTGCTACAAGCAGATATTTTTGCTCGTAGGGCTGCCAAGAATCACCCTACCCACAACCACTCTGCTAGCAATCAGTTCGTCGATAGAACGGATAATCCGCTCGAATCGATTAGTCGCCTGCCTCAAAGTACTTTCCCTAGCTTCTTTGAGAGTCCATTTTCAAATGCAAGTACAGATAGCCTAAACGCAAAAGAGAAAGAAAGAAGCGAAATTACAACGCTGTTGTTTCGTGCTTTTCTCTCACAGTATTTTGTAACAGGCTTTTTTCACGCGGACCCTCACCCTGGCAACCTGTTCTATCTCGACGACGGGACAATCGCCATTCTAGACTGCGGGATGATGGGCCGCTTGGACCCCAAAACACGAGCTACGCTGACCGAATTAGTGTTGGCTATTGTTAGCTCAGATGCTCAGCGCTGCGCTCAGCTAACGCTCCAGGTCACAGAACCCCTCAAGCCAGTAGATCTTGTCCGACTAGAAAGTGACTACGCTCGCCTGCTAGGCCGTTACTATGGCCTTGATCTTAGCCGGTTCAATACGGCTGAAGCATTCGGTGCGATTATCGAGACGGGCATTCGCAATCACTTACGTTGGCCGGCTAATATTGGTCTATTTACCAAATCTCTAGCCAATCTAGAAGGGGTAGCTAGACAGTTTGACCCTTCTGTCAACCTTATGAGCGAGATTCAGCCACTGATGATAGATCTCTTTCAGCAGCAGCTGATTGGAACAGATCCGCTTCAGCTTTTCTTGCGTACAGGTTTAGAGCTGCGTAATCTATCGATGTCTGCACCTAGGCAAGTTGGTTTCTTACTCGATCGACTTAGTGACGAAACTTTACGATGGAATCTACAAATTCAAGGCTTATCTTCTATGCAGCGCAGTCTAGAAAAGGCTGCCAATCGGCGAGCATTTAGTACAGTGGTTGCTGCTTTGATCATTGGCGCAGCCATTGTTTCAACTAATCAACAGACTGAACAATTGCAGTGGCTGAGTGTTTCACTATTTGCTTCAGCATCTTTCTTAGGACTGTGGTTAATTGGCAGCATTTTGCGCTCTGGTCGTTGGCAATAG
- a CDS encoding HAD hydrolase-like protein codes for MAVLIFDFDGTIADTLDTIVRITNRIAPEYGYSPTTPDKLRYYQSLSTKEMLKQSEIPLFRLPFLLRQVRREMTTELDAVPVAAELVPTIKALSENGHQLMIMSSNSKHNILRFLERQQIANLFSLIQGGVGLLSKARTLKQIIRREGLDFSQVIYVGDETRDIDASKQVGISIAAVTWGFSSREALAKQSPAWLIDHPRQLLGAAQTLVNPSWVREDYRGRLPIGSRPDVREVNPSS; via the coding sequence GTGGCAGTTTTAATTTTTGACTTTGACGGCACCATTGCCGACACGCTCGATACGATCGTGCGTATCACTAACCGCATCGCTCCAGAGTATGGCTATTCACCAACCACACCAGACAAGCTGCGATACTATCAGTCTTTGAGCACTAAAGAGATGCTCAAACAGTCGGAGATACCGCTGTTTCGGCTGCCATTTCTACTGCGTCAGGTCCGTCGGGAAATGACCACAGAGCTCGATGCTGTACCCGTTGCGGCTGAACTGGTGCCAACGATCAAAGCCCTTAGTGAAAACGGTCATCAGCTGATGATTATGAGCTCTAACTCTAAGCACAATATTCTACGGTTTTTAGAACGGCAGCAGATTGCTAATTTGTTTAGCCTGATTCAAGGAGGAGTTGGCCTATTGAGTAAAGCTCGAACACTTAAGCAAATCATTCGACGGGAAGGGCTTGATTTTTCCCAAGTAATCTATGTAGGCGATGAGACTAGAGATATCGATGCATCTAAACAAGTGGGTATCTCGATTGCGGCGGTGACCTGGGGATTTAGCAGCCGCGAAGCCTTGGCTAAGCAGTCACCTGCTTGGCTAATCGATCACCCGCGTCAGCTATTGGGCGCAGCGCAAACGCTGGTGAATCCTAGCTGGGTGCGCGAAGACTATCGAGGGCGATTGCCTATCGGGTCCAGGCCGGATGTGAGAGAAGTGAATCCATCATCCTGA
- a CDS encoding GUN4 domain-containing protein, which produces MSSNATGIDTLTATLTSGPTKKQLQAVYELSKLNATGNRILIDFLKTELIEQKEAPTAIHGSAYQRLGTSSSETTKAFINQHFPNGLLTPQSEQGIDYSELQKLLVKQDYQSADKLTMQKLCELAGEKAVQRKWVYFTEVSQFPITDLRTIDTLWRIYSEDRFGWSKQHELWERLGKDWERLWTQLIWKSAEGAWTRYPTEFIWDLSAPVGHLPLSNQLRGVRMMDSLLSHPAWTR; this is translated from the coding sequence ATGTCTTCAAACGCTACCGGGATAGATACGCTTACAGCCACACTCACCTCAGGCCCTACAAAAAAGCAGCTACAGGCTGTGTATGAGCTATCTAAACTGAACGCTACCGGCAATCGCATTCTCATCGATTTCTTAAAAACTGAGTTAATCGAGCAAAAAGAGGCGCCTACGGCTATTCATGGCAGTGCCTATCAACGACTTGGTACGAGTAGTTCGGAGACTACCAAAGCCTTCATTAATCAGCATTTTCCTAACGGTTTGCTCACACCCCAATCAGAACAGGGCATAGACTATAGCGAACTTCAGAAGCTGTTGGTTAAGCAAGATTATCAGAGCGCTGATAAACTCACCATGCAGAAGCTCTGTGAGCTAGCAGGCGAAAAGGCTGTGCAGCGAAAGTGGGTTTACTTTACCGAAGTCAGTCAGTTCCCTATCACTGACTTGCGAACAATTGATACGCTCTGGCGCATTTATTCAGAGGACCGCTTCGGCTGGAGTAAGCAGCATGAGCTGTGGGAGCGCCTAGGTAAAGACTGGGAACGGCTTTGGACACAGCTGATTTGGAAGTCGGCTGAGGGTGCTTGGACACGCTATCCAACCGAATTTATCTGGGATCTATCGGCACCCGTTGGCCACTTGCCACTTTCTAATCAACTACGAGGGGTCAGGATGATGGATTCACTTCTCTCACATCCGGCCTGGACCCGATAG